gggagttggAGGTGGAGGTCAAGAAGGAGAGATTAGACCCCGATGTGGATTTGGAACTAGAGGCCCAAGCTGATCCTCCTTCCCAACTTTCTATCTCCATTGACCATCGAGGGCTTCCAAGTGGCATTctacactccctccctctgtctctgtccctggctcCATTCTCTACTCAATTCCTTAGCccctatgttctctctctccctccctcagtggtTGGGCTTGGAGTTGCAGAAGGAGATGGAGGCAAAGTACCTGCCTTTCCAAACCCTCCTAACATCACCCGGTTCTCTGACCCTCTCATTACATCGCCACTCTCCCTCCTAACCCACACCTCCCACTACATGTCTAATGGTGGAGACTGTGAGGCTGCTTTAGATCTCAGCATCAGGAAAAGCCATCGCTCAACATCtgcttcctccacctctctcatgggtgACAAGACTTCAGCACAAAAGGGCCGTCTGCTTGACGGGCTAGGTCTAAGGCCCACAGCTTTTGGGTTACCTGAGGAAGGGAGACTCGGTGTGGTCAAGTTCAAACCTGAGCAAGCATCATCCAACAGCAGTGGCTTTGCACGTGGCAATAACATGGCTAAGGCCAGCACTGTTTACATGAGGGCAGCAGAGAGGTTGAACACCTCcataattgagagagagagggagagggaaaaagagaaggagagggaccagaAAGGCAGGCCCAAAGCACGACGGTACAGGGACATGAGACGTTCCAGGACCATCATCCAGGCTGAGCAGCTCGATGTGCTTTATGGCTGCTATTTCAAAGATCCAAATCCTGGGAAACATGAGTTTGAGCAGATATCAGAGTGGGTCCATCTCCCAAAGAAGGTTGTACAGATCTGGTTCCAGAACATGCGGGCCAGGGAGCGCAAGGGTGAGGTTCGCTTCGTCAGTGATGGCACTCTGGCAGCAGTGGGCAAACCGCTCATCAAGTTCACCTGGCCACTGTCACAACCCATCTTCTCCAGCACCCCCAAATCAAACACCAACTGTAGCGTCTCAACTGTAGCCAATCCAGTACTGGCCCTCCCAAAGACTGAGGTGAAAGAGGAAATTGTCAAAATCAAAAACCAAGTTCCTAACAGGCCCAAGGAGGTGGCCTCTTCCATTTCCTCCGTGAGCAGCAGTGTGTCTGCAGTGCCAAATACCAAAATGGAGGTGACAAACAATGTCACAATGGTCAAAATCGCCCCCAAAAGCATTGCTCCATCTCCCCCTGTCGTACCCAAGGAGACCCATCCTACCCCGCCTTGCCCCCTTCCCAAACATACACCTGAAGAGGATGTTGGGGAAAATGACTCTGACGAAGAAGTGGATGATCATAACCAAGAGAAGCCACTAGCTGGGCCTGGATCCACTAACCGCATGGTACCAAAAATGCCCTCTACTCCAATTAGCAAGTCCCTTGCTGCGACATCTCAAAAACAAAATGGGCTCAACTACTGGTCGGCCAAGGGCCCCTTTAAGATCAACACACTTTCTAGGGAACAGTTGGGTCTGTCAACCCCCCGTGCTCCCACAGTTGTCGGCGCCACTACTGCCACCACTGCGCTCAATATTTCTGCTGCTGCCTCTACCGGagcaaccaccaccacaacagaAAGCGCAAGCCCTCAGACCACTGTCAGCATTGTCACCATCGCCAAGACTGCTCCATCGGAGGGAAGCTTCCTGCACCACTCCACCACCCGCAGGCCGCGCACACACCTGTCCTGTCTGCAGCTGTCCATCCTGCAGTCTTGCTATGAGACGTGCGCCCACCCTAATGCGCTGGAGTGTGAGGCAGTAGGGACGGAGCTGGGGCTGCCACTCAAGGTGGTGCAGATCTGGTTCCAGAATACCCGCGCCAAGGAGAAACGCTGGAGGCTGCAGCAGGAGAAACTGGTGAGACATTTGACTGTACAGTTTGCTATGCATTGGTGTGGGAAGTTGTTCATATTATTTTTACTTTAAAGGCTGGTTTCCCAGAAAAAGATTAAGTCTAGTTTtggataaaaaatatatttcaatagAGATTTCCACTGTGCAGGATTTTTGGTCTAGAACTTaggcttcatctgtgtctgggcaACCGTCCCTAAAACTTTACTCCTTGTCTAgaagtgtgtatatatacattgaGGTCACTCACCACTAACCTTTTTTGTTGGAGTAacgtctttgtctctctgtccctctccctccctcttctagtCTCCAGTGTCGTCAGATCCCTCCAAGAAGGTTGACATGAGCTCAGGCAGCTATCTGCAGTACAATGCTCTGCGAGCCCACCGTCCTATCCTTCCCAAACCGGTTCAGCTGACGGTCCTGGAGCCATCTTCTCCCCCAGCCAGGGGCCAGCCAGCAGGTCGAGAGATGCTGAGAGGCAGGTGCGAGGCCTGCAATGCAGGCTTTGAGTCCAGAGCAGCAGCAAGATCCCATGTCTTCTCCCCTCGACATCTAGCCACTCTGAGAACCACTAACTTTGGCCAGCCGGCGACCATCATCAACAACGGATCTGATACCGGGTCCAGTTCTGTCTCCGCCTTAGGGTCTGTTGTAGAGGACCCTCCAGCTTCCCCACCCCCAGCCAGCAGCAC
This genomic window from Oncorhynchus gorbuscha isolate QuinsamMale2020 ecotype Even-year linkage group LG07, OgorEven_v1.0, whole genome shotgun sequence contains:
- the zfhx2 gene encoding uncharacterized protein zfhx2 isoform X3, with the translated sequence MREGENRRGRASKRKLFSFKEREEACAGATTMQEESGETVCGDRNGVAVWLCPLCQQGLPDRGSLALHLNDGHSVLPNCVDKLLDIAAPKQGPSGVDTNVKHDTGLNAAQQAILAQRLSSLQNQWPAVDLQATTQTCSEDNQTNKSKLKEETNETTIEEKRSLKAEKGKNWPLECDGEREICEEDSKGYAQELISALVSKNNRVESCRIDEDNEMKDGTTYEGNSADGKGENIDKCIDRSPSVTSNSSLSPTTLNLMLSPDCTLQKSQVGTSPCASVLSPKLSPFKRALNSSDPTHPHANLRARHFSPGPPILSEFQIQVLRAFLESRSGADAASPPRDDCESLGREVGLTEAEVHKWLTDARRAKEKQKVGGAGHMRSIAAYGKRSKRLDNKEEEGALTIDMLEGRDSGEASGSHAMDLSNSGGRRKELGRESQGDSCLASDSDNEEFYTSVIVSEEDSLTGSMREGPGSPAKEEALVELAGDQGSGGGKVLRSTTVFLSDAEDDDDDEEAASQRAKRRKRKRELEVEVKKERLDPDVDLELEAQADPPSQLSISIDHRGLPSGILHSLPLSLSLAPFSTQFLSPYVLSLPPSVVGLGVAEGDGGKVPAFPNPPNITRFSDPLITSPLSLLTHTSHYMSNGGDCEAALDLSIRKSHRSTSASSTSLMGDKTSAQKGRLLDGLGLRPTAFGLPEEGRLGVVKFKPEQASSNSSGFARGNNMAKASTVYMRAAERLNTSIIEREREREKEKERDQKGRPKARRYRDMRRSRTIIQAEQLDVLYGCYFKDPNPGKHEFEQISEWVHLPKKVVQIWFQNMRARERKGEVRFVSDGTLAAVGKPLIKFTWPLSQPIFSSTPKSNTNCSVSTVANPVLALPKTEVKEEIVKIKNQVPNRPKEVASSISSVSSSVSAVPNTKMEVTNNVTMVKIAPKSIAPSPPVVPKETHPTPPCPLPKHTPEEDVGENDSDEEVDDHNQEKPLAGPGSTNRMVPKMPSTPISKSLAATSQKQNGLNYWSAKGPFKINTLSREQLGLSTPRAPTVVGATTATTALNISAAASTGATTTTTESASPQTTVSIVTIAKTAPSEGSFLHHSTTRRPRTHLSCLQLSILQSCYETCAHPNALECEAVGTELGLPLKVVQIWFQNTRAKEKRWRLQQEKLSPVSSDPSKKVDMSSGSYLQYNALRAHRPILPKPVQLTVLEPSSPPARGQPAGREMLRGRCEACNAGFESRAAARSHVFSPRHLATLRTTNFGQPATIINNGSDTGSSSVSALGSVVEDPPASPPPASSTS